Genomic segment of Sphingopyxis lindanitolerans:
CGCCGTGAATGAAACCCACGCCCAGCCAGTGCGCGACGAGGTCGCATTGCAACCCGATCACCCGGTCGAGCAATGCAAGATGCGGATTCGGCGCCTCGACGAGATCGGGGAAATGGCGGCGGATGCTGTAGTCGGAGAGCTGGACGACATGGTCGGCGCCGAAATGCGCGGCAAAGAACTGAAAGGTGCCGACGCGGATATGGCTACTCGCGATGCGGGTCAACACCGCGCCGGGATGCGCGCGTTCGCGCTGGACGCGATCGCCGGTCGCAACGGCCGCGAGCGCCCGCGTCGTCGGCACCCCCATCGCCGCCATCGCTTCCGAGACAAGGAATTCGCGCAGCACCGGGCCGATCGCCGCCTTGCCGTCGCCGTTGCGCGAGAAAGGCGTCGGCCCCGACCCTTTCAATTGCAGATCGAAGCGCGCGCCGTCGGGCGCGACGATTTCGCCGAGCAGCAGCGCGCGTCCGTCGCCAAGCTGCGGCGAAAAATGGCCGAACTGGTGCCCCGCATAGGCGAGTGCGAGCGGATTCGCGCCGCCCGGAAGCTCCTGCCCCGAAAATAGGGACGCGATCGTCTCGTCGCGCACGCCCGCGACGTCGATCCCGAGCCGTTCCGCGAGCGCATGGTTGAAGGCGAGCAACGTCGGCATCGACGGCTTCGCCGCTTCCGCCGGGGCGTAGAAGCCTTCCATCGCGGCGTGGAAACTATTGTCGAATGCAATATCCATCGCGCCTATGTCGAGTGCGGCCGCCACGATTGCAAGCGTCCGATGGGCTCTTGCATGCCGCCATCCGCGAAGACGCCCACCGATCGATTAACGCGCTGTTTTCCAAACCATGGCACACAGCGCTCGACGAACCCGGTTGATCTTCGGCCGGCGCGTCGGCACAGGAGCGGGCATGAAAGTCTTCGTTACCGGCGGAGCGGGCTATATCGGCAGCCATACGCTCGTCCAGTTGCTGTCCGCGGGCCACGAGGTCTGCGTCTTCGACAATTATTGCAACAGCTCGCCGATCGCGCTCGCGCGGGTGCGCCAGCTCACCAATCGCGACCTGGCCGTGGTCGAAGCCGATATTTGCGACGACGACGCGCTGACGCGCGCGGTGACCGCCTTCGCGCCCGATGCCGTGATCCATTTCGCCGGTTTAAAGGCCGTCGGGGAATCGAACGATGTTCCGCTGCTTTATTATCGGACCAACGTCAGCGGAACGATGAACCTGCTCGGCGCGATGGACGCCGCGGGATGCCGGCGCATCGTCTTTTCCTCCTCCGCCACGGTGTATGGCGAGGCCCATTATCTGCCCTTCGACGAAGACCATCCCATCGCGCCGACCAACCCCTATGGCCGCACCAAGGCGATGGCCGAGGGCGTGATCTCCGACTGGGTGCGCGCGACTCCCGGCGGTTCGGCCATATTGCTGCGCTATTTCAATCCGGTCGGCGCGCATGAATCGGGCCGGATCGGCGAGAATCCCCAGGGCATCCCCAACAATCTGATGCCCTTCGTCGCGCAGGTAGCTGTGGGGCGCCGCGACAAGCTGTCGATCTTCGGCGACGATTATGAGACGCGCGACGGCACTGGCGAGCGCGATTATATCCATGTCGTCGACCTTGCCGACGCCCATCTTGCCGCGCTCGAACATGCGGTGCGCGCGGCCGGGTGCGAAGCGGTCAATATCGGCACCGGCCGGGGGATCACGGTCAAAGAGCTTATCGCCGCTTATGAACGTGCGTGCGGGCATTCTCTCGCCACCGAAATCGTGGCACGCCGCGCAGGCGACGTCGCCAGCAGCTATGCAGCGACGACAAAAGCGGCGGATTTGCTCCGCTGGAACGCCAAGCTCGGGATCGACGCCATGTGCGCGAGTTCGTGGCAATGGCAGTCGAACAATCCCGAAGGCTTTTGACGACGATCTTGGCGGCTTCCGATCTTCCATAGTTGAGGCGCGTCGTCATCCGCTGCGTTGCTTTCGGACCGCGCGCTGGCGCCAAAGCAGTTGCCGTCGATGGCGATCGACAGCGAAGCCGGACAACGCTTCGGCAACGGTAAGGGGTCATCGGGCTATGATCCCGATCACAGCGCGGTGTGCCGACGGTTCCTAATCCGGTTCGGAGCGACCAGGGCTCACGATTTTTTCCTGTGCACATGGACTGGGATCGATATCGGTCGCCGCGAGTTATACTGGCCTGCGGGAGGCCTTTTGCCATGGGGCGGTTGCACCAGTTAACATTGAATAATCTTATGTTTTCGTTTATGCGACCGTCGAAAATTCGGCCGAATGAACGCGGTTGTGTCGGGGGAATTTTCTGCAATCTGCACGTCAATCCTCGCCGAGCACGATGACCATAGAAAGCGTTGGCGATAGAATGAGAATGCCGAGCGATGATTATTGGCGCGACTTGCGCGCGCGAATCCTGTCCTTTTTGGCCGACCGTCCGCGCATCCAGCGCCAACTCTCAGCGGGCGCTATCGACGGCTTTCTGTGTATAGCGGCAGTATGGATCGCTTTTTCACTCCGCCTTGGCGTGTGGGATCTGTTTTCGTTCCCCATCGCGACCTTCGCTGTGGTGACGCTATTGCTCTGGTATCCCATCGCGTGGAAGGTCGGCGTCTATCGCTCATTGATCCGCTTTTCCGGCGCGAGGACAATTGCTGATCTGGCGATCGCCTGCGCCGTCCTGACGCTCCCCCTCTTCGTCGTCTGCGTGGTGTTTCGGCTCCCTTCGGTTCCAAGAACGCTCTGCGTCCTGCACCCCATCATCTTCCTGCTCCTGCTCGGATCGAGCCGCATCGCGATCCGGTTCGTGCTGCTCGACCTCTTCAAGGTCGTGTCGGTCGATGTTCGCCGCGTGCTCGTTTACGGAGCCGGCCGCGCAGGGCAGCAACTTGCGCTGTCGCTTCGCCACGAACCGCAAGTGTTGCTGGTCGGATTTGTCGACGATGATTTGCGGCTCGATGGCCAGCGCCTCGACGGCGTGCCGGTCTTTGGTGCCAATCGCTTGGCAGAGATACTCGCGGATAACCCCGTCGACGAGGTGCTGCTTGCGATTCCGAGCGCATCGCGCGCGCGGCGGCGCGAGATCGTCGAGACATTGCAGGACAAGGTGGTTTTCGTCCGCTCGCTCCCCAATCTGACCGGTATCATCGAGGGCTCGGTTACCGTCAACGATCTGCGCGAAGTGCAGATCGAAGAGCTTCTCGGCCGCGAAACCGTCGCAGCGAACGAATTGCTGATGAGCAAGACGACGGCCGGAAAGGTGGTTCTGGTCTCGGGCGCCGGTGGTTCGATAGGCAGCGAATTGTGCCGCCAGATCATCCAGTGCCGCCCGACGCGCCTCGTTCTGCTCGAACAGTCCGAATATGCGCTTTACGCGATGGAGCAGGAACTGATCGAATTGATGCACGAACTCGAAATCAACGTGCCACTGGCGCTCGAGTTGGCGAATGCGTCGGAACGTTCATCGATGCACCGCATCTACAAGCAGCATAGGCCCGACACGGTGTTCCACGCCGCTGCCTATAAGCATGTGCCGCTGGTCGAGGCCAACCCTCTCTCCGGTCTTCGCAACAACATCATGGGCACGCTGCATAGCGTCGCCGCAGCCGAAGCGGCGAAAGTCTCCAACTTCATTCTGATCAGCACGGACAAAGCCGTCCGTCCGACGAATGTCATGGGTGCCTCGAAGCGCGTGTGTGAACTCATCCTTCAAGCACGCGCAGCACAGCCGGGGGCGACCACTGTGTTCAGCATGGTCCGCTTCGGCAACGTTCTGGGGTCGAGCGGCTCGGTCGTGCCGCGCTTCAAGGCGCAAATCGCGGCCGGTGGTCCCGTCACGGTCACGCACCGCGAAATCACGCGTTATTTCAT
This window contains:
- a CDS encoding polysaccharide biosynthesis protein; the protein is MPSDDYWRDLRARILSFLADRPRIQRQLSAGAIDGFLCIAAVWIAFSLRLGVWDLFSFPIATFAVVTLLLWYPIAWKVGVYRSLIRFSGARTIADLAIACAVLTLPLFVVCVVFRLPSVPRTLCVLHPIIFLLLLGSSRIAIRFVLLDLFKVVSVDVRRVLVYGAGRAGQQLALSLRHEPQVLLVGFVDDDLRLDGQRLDGVPVFGANRLAEILADNPVDEVLLAIPSASRARRREIVETLQDKVVFVRSLPNLTGIIEGSVTVNDLREVQIEELLGRETVAANELLMSKTTAGKVVLVSGAGGSIGSELCRQIIQCRPTRLVLLEQSEYALYAMEQELIELMHELEINVPLALELANASERSSMHRIYKQHRPDTVFHAAAYKHVPLVEANPLSGLRNNIMGTLHSVAAAEAAKVSNFILISTDKAVRPTNVMGASKRVCELILQARAAQPGATTVFSMVRFGNVLGSSGSVVPRFKAQIAAGGPVTVTHREITRYFMTIPEAAQLVIQASAMAKGGEVFVLDMGEPVKIFDLATSMIHLSGLSVRTAENPEGDIQIIETGLRPGEKLYEELLIGDNPQETKHPRIMRAREGMLHWEDLDRELQILDTEIRVNGDSTAAVQIIYRLVPEFLPDAGWGERLSAGEG
- the galE gene encoding UDP-glucose 4-epimerase GalE, which encodes MKVFVTGGAGYIGSHTLVQLLSAGHEVCVFDNYCNSSPIALARVRQLTNRDLAVVEADICDDDALTRAVTAFAPDAVIHFAGLKAVGESNDVPLLYYRTNVSGTMNLLGAMDAAGCRRIVFSSSATVYGEAHYLPFDEDHPIAPTNPYGRTKAMAEGVISDWVRATPGGSAILLRYFNPVGAHESGRIGENPQGIPNNLMPFVAQVAVGRRDKLSIFGDDYETRDGTGERDYIHVVDLADAHLAALEHAVRAAGCEAVNIGTGRGITVKELIAAYERACGHSLATEIVARRAGDVASSYAATTKAADLLRWNAKLGIDAMCASSWQWQSNNPEGF